In one Bacillus thuringiensis genomic region, the following are encoded:
- the cccA gene encoding cytochrome c550 yields the protein MKRNPLIPFALIAALGIIVMFVFSFQGLNKSKELADAKNGGKPAQTASKPEDIVKQSCTSCHGDQLQGAVGPNLQKIGGKLSKDEIKEILSKGKGNMPANIVPADQAAKVADWLSKKK from the coding sequence ATGAAACGTAATCCGCTGATTCCGTTCGCTCTTATTGCAGCATTGGGTATTATCGTTATGTTTGTATTTTCATTTCAGGGGCTAAATAAATCTAAAGAGTTAGCTGATGCAAAAAATGGCGGGAAGCCAGCACAAACAGCATCAAAACCAGAGGATATTGTGAAGCAAAGCTGTACGAGCTGCCATGGTGATCAGTTACAAGGGGCAGTTGGACCTAACTTACAAAAAATTGGTGGGAAACTTTCAAAGGATGAAATTAAAGAAATTCTTTCGAAAGGAAAAGGCAATATGCCTGCCAATATAGTTCCAGCTGATCAAGCTGCTAAAGTAGCTGATTGGTTATCGAAGAAAAAATAA
- a CDS encoding Nif3-like dinuclear metal center hexameric protein: MSKIPNGHEIISLFESMYPKHLAMEGDKIGLQIGALNQPVQHVLIALDVTEEVVEEAIQLGANVIIAHHPLIFNPLKAIHTDKAYGKIIEKCIKNDIAIYAAHTNVDVAKGGVNDLLAEALGLQNTEVLAPTYAEEMKKVVVFVPVTHAEEVRKALGDAGAGHIGNYSHCTFSSEGIGTFVPQEGTNPYIGETGQLERVEEVRIETIIPASLQRKVIKAMVTAHPYEEVAYDVYPLDNKGETLGLGKIGYLQEEMTLGQFAEHVKQSLDVKGARVVGKLDDKVRKVAVLGGDGNKYINQAKFKGADVYVTGDMYYHVAHDAMMLGLNIVDPGHNVEKVMKQGVQKQLQEKVDAKKFNVQIHASQLHTDPFTFV, encoded by the coding sequence ATGAGTAAAATTCCGAATGGTCATGAAATAATTTCTTTATTTGAAAGTATGTATCCAAAGCATTTAGCGATGGAAGGTGATAAGATTGGTTTGCAGATTGGAGCGCTTAATCAACCTGTGCAGCACGTATTGATTGCTTTAGATGTAACGGAGGAAGTTGTGGAAGAAGCGATTCAATTAGGGGCAAATGTCATTATTGCTCATCACCCTTTAATTTTTAACCCGTTAAAAGCGATTCATACAGATAAGGCGTATGGGAAAATTATTGAAAAGTGTATTAAAAATGATATTGCAATCTATGCAGCGCATACAAATGTGGATGTTGCTAAGGGCGGGGTAAATGATTTACTTGCTGAGGCGTTAGGATTGCAAAATACAGAAGTTTTGGCACCAACATATGCAGAAGAAATGAAAAAAGTTGTTGTGTTTGTGCCAGTCACTCATGCAGAAGAAGTAAGGAAAGCATTAGGAGACGCAGGTGCTGGTCATATCGGCAATTATAGCCACTGTACGTTTAGTAGCGAGGGTATAGGCACATTTGTACCTCAAGAGGGGACAAATCCTTATATCGGGGAAACTGGACAGTTAGAACGTGTAGAAGAAGTGCGAATCGAAACGATTATTCCAGCTTCATTACAGCGAAAAGTGATTAAAGCAATGGTAACGGCGCACCCTTATGAAGAAGTAGCATACGATGTGTATCCGCTTGATAATAAAGGTGAAACGTTAGGCTTAGGAAAAATAGGATATTTACAAGAAGAAATGACGCTTGGTCAATTTGCAGAACATGTGAAACAATCATTAGATGTTAAGGGTGCAAGAGTTGTCGGTAAGTTAGATGATAAAGTGCGTAAAGTAGCTGTACTTGGTGGAGATGGTAATAAATATATAAACCAAGCGAAATTTAAAGGAGCAGATGTATATGTAACTGGTGACATGTACTATCATGTTGCTCATGATGCGATGATGCTTGGTTTAAATATAGTTGACCCAGGACATAATGTTGAAAAAGTAATGAAGCAAGGTGTACAAAAGCAACTGCAAGAAAAAGTGGATGCAAAGAAATTCAATGTTCAAATTCATGCTTCGCAGTTACATACAGATCCATTCACATTTGTATAA
- the rpoD gene encoding RNA polymerase sigma factor RpoD has product MADKPARSKQIETEMTLEQVKEQLTELGKKRGVLTYEEIAERMNGFEIESDQMDEYYEYLGEQGIDLVGDNDNEEGPNNRQISKTEEEFDLNDLSVPPGVKINDPVRMYLKEIGRVDLLSAEEEIRLATRIEEGDEEAKRRLAEANLRLVVSIAKRYVGRGMLFLDLIQEGNMGLIKAVEKFDYRKGFKFSTYATWWIRQAITRAIADQARTIRIPVHMVETINKLIRVQRQLLQDLGREPSPEEIGEEMDLAPEKVREILKIAQEPVSLETPIGEEDDSHLGDFIEDQEATSPADHAAYELLKEQLEDVLDTLTDREENVLRLRFGLDDGRTRTLEEVGKVFGVTRERIRQIEAKALRKLRHPSRSKRLKDFLE; this is encoded by the coding sequence ATGGCTGACAAACCAGCTCGTTCTAAACAAATTGAAACTGAAATGACCCTTGAGCAAGTGAAAGAACAACTCACTGAGCTCGGAAAAAAACGTGGCGTTCTTACATATGAAGAGATTGCAGAACGCATGAATGGATTTGAAATTGAATCCGATCAAATGGATGAATACTATGAATATTTAGGTGAACAAGGTATTGACTTAGTTGGTGATAATGACAACGAAGAAGGCCCTAATAATCGCCAAATTTCAAAAACAGAAGAAGAGTTTGACCTCAATGATTTAAGTGTACCACCTGGGGTTAAAATCAACGATCCTGTTCGTATGTATTTAAAAGAAATTGGTCGTGTAGACTTACTATCTGCAGAAGAAGAAATTCGACTTGCAACGCGTATTGAAGAAGGCGATGAAGAAGCGAAACGTCGTCTTGCAGAAGCAAATTTACGTCTTGTAGTAAGTATTGCAAAGCGCTATGTAGGCCGTGGTATGCTTTTCTTAGACTTAATTCAAGAAGGTAATATGGGTCTAATTAAAGCTGTTGAAAAGTTCGATTATCGTAAAGGTTTCAAATTTAGTACGTATGCAACTTGGTGGATTCGCCAAGCTATTACACGTGCCATTGCAGACCAAGCGCGAACAATTCGTATTCCAGTTCATATGGTTGAAACGATTAATAAGTTAATTCGTGTACAACGTCAATTATTACAAGATTTAGGTCGCGAACCGTCTCCTGAAGAGATTGGTGAGGAAATGGATCTTGCTCCAGAAAAAGTACGTGAAATCTTAAAAATTGCACAGGAGCCAGTTTCTCTTGAAACACCAATTGGTGAAGAAGATGACTCCCATTTAGGTGACTTTATTGAAGACCAAGAAGCAACATCGCCTGCGGACCATGCAGCCTATGAATTGCTAAAAGAACAATTAGAAGATGTGTTAGATACGCTAACAGATCGTGAAGAAAATGTTCTACGTCTTCGTTTCGGTTTAGATGATGGACGAACTCGTACGCTTGAAGAAGTTGGGAAAGTATTCGGCGTAACGAGAGAGCGTATCCGTCAAATTGAAGCAAAAGCACTTCGCAAATTAAGACATCCAAGCCGTAGTAAGCGTCTTAAGGATTTCTTAGAATAG
- a CDS encoding tRNA (adenine(22)-N(1))-methyltransferase, which translates to MNEVKLSKRLEEVVREIPVGSTVADIGSDHAYLPCYTIINNIATKAVAGEVVDGPFRSAQATVAESGLQDKIDVRKGNGLAVIAPGEVDVITVAGMGGALIRDILESGKEKLKGVTRLILQPNIAAHHIREWFIENGWELIHEKIVKEDGKIYEILVGERGNIALPYSENKQAELFMGPFLIKEKSEAFVEKWEGELKNFQNILKQLERATDSEETKAKREEVEAKMKMIGEILS; encoded by the coding sequence ATGAATGAAGTAAAGCTTTCAAAACGATTAGAAGAAGTTGTGCGTGAAATACCAGTAGGATCTACAGTTGCTGATATTGGATCGGATCATGCGTATTTACCGTGTTATACAATTATAAATAATATTGCTACAAAAGCAGTTGCAGGAGAAGTTGTAGATGGACCATTCCGCTCTGCACAAGCAACTGTAGCTGAAAGTGGCTTACAAGATAAGATAGATGTGCGTAAAGGGAATGGATTAGCTGTTATCGCGCCAGGAGAAGTAGATGTAATTACGGTTGCTGGGATGGGTGGAGCGTTAATTCGTGATATTTTAGAAAGTGGTAAAGAAAAATTAAAAGGTGTAACGCGTTTAATTTTACAGCCGAATATTGCAGCGCATCACATTCGTGAATGGTTTATTGAGAATGGATGGGAGCTTATCCATGAAAAAATCGTAAAAGAAGATGGAAAAATTTATGAAATTCTAGTAGGGGAGCGGGGAAACATCGCGTTGCCTTATTCTGAAAATAAACAAGCTGAATTGTTTATGGGACCATTTTTAATAAAAGAAAAAAGTGAAGCTTTTGTTGAAAAATGGGAAGGAGAATTAAAAAACTTCCAAAATATTTTAAAACAGTTAGAACGTGCGACTGATTCTGAAGAAACAAAAGCGAAACGTGAAGAAGTAGAAGCGAAAATGAAAATGATAGGGGAGATTTTATCATGA